The segment tataaacatttcaaattttaaaactgtcCGTCAAATCTGTGCACGGGGCTTACAAAATATGTGCattatgaaattttcaatattatataaacGGTATACATAACTTCAAATCAGATTACATAAATCTTCGATACATTTCATACCTTTCCTTCTATATTGACAATCCTTCGAGATCCGGCCTTCGGGATAAGATACGTTATgatgtttgatttgtatagttcattgAGTTCTGTTTGGTTATATAGTAAGAGTTCATGTACATACCGATACACGAGTATTATGggcaaatagatataggaagatgtggtattattgccaatgagacaactctccatccaaataataatttataaaagtaaaccattataggtcaaggtatggacTTCAACattgagccttggctcacaccgaacaacaagctataaagggccccaaaattactagtgtgaaaccattcaaacgggaaaaccagcggtctaatctatataaaaaaacgagaaacacgtataaattgcataaacaaatgacaacaactgtacatcagattccggacatttcaaaatatactttatatattgcTAGTGTGTACATGATTCATTTCGtagagataactctttaaattgTTTCTGATAAATCTTTTATAGGGAAAAACGAGTAGCTTTTGGAACGAAACGCCATAGTTCCTTTTCTCCAAAACGAAGATCTTCCATGAAGGACCGACGACGATTAAACTCAGCGACAGGTAAAAAGTCAAAATCTAtaagttatattttattaaacatattaaagatgagggaaagataccagagtgacattcaaactcatagatcaaaattAAACtgcaaaaaagacaaatagacaaataatagtaaacaagtcacaacatagaaaaaaaactaaagactaactGATTTTGTCGTATTTCCAACATCTTGAGATTGAGATTGCATGGTAGTTGATTCATGCATATATATCAgaatagttgtcaaaggtaccaggattataatttaatacgcaagacgcacattttgtctacataagactcatcaatgacgctcagctcaaaatagttataaagctaaacaagtacaaagttgaagagcattgaaagcTTATCCTGCTGATGTACCCGGTCTAACTCTCATTcatgcatttccctcagtttcTCTTTAAAACCTTGATTTGTCTCTTCGATGTTACATCGGTATACAACTGTtacctttatttcttttttttacattttgatatatctgatTGCTAATTGCCggtcttttttgtattttgaaaggTTTATATATGTAAACTTATCCATACATGTTATATTTGCAAAAGCATATGATAGACAAAGAGAGTTCGATGATACCATAGGGATATACCAAAACAATGAAACAAATAGGTAGACAGCAACCACAATTATATTTTATCTCTCAAGATCAACCTCCTGAAAGTTCtataaaaatgtgacaaaaatattcTGGGGTGTAGAGTCCTCACCTAACCTGCAAAACTGGTACCGGTGGACCAGCTAAGTTCAAACTTGAAAATCGGTTTCAAAAGACTTGATTCATCATATTGACACCATGGCTAATGACGAATCCCttacaaaatgacaataaatattCATTTCTAATCCACGAACATATAAATTTGATTTTACTGTTTAGattatattgaatatattttcAGATTCAGGGAAATCCAATGATCCTTTATCGAATTCTATTGATAATTTACAAATAGAAGTGGAAGGAACAAAAACCAATATTAAACAGTTAGAGAAACGAATAACCACAATCAGTAATGAACTGTGTAGTATTGGTGGCAATCTCAAACTTGTTGTTCAACTGCTGACCCCTAACCCTAGTCTTCATTCGGAGTCACCACCATCGACGCCATATTCACCTTATGTAAAGCCGTCATTCTCATTCGGATCACCAACTAGTGAGGACATTGGTATCGAATCTATGGACAATACGTCTCTGACATTGGGCGTACCTAGCCCTGGTTACAAACGACATTCAGGTGATAGGTTTAGATCCCCTCTCATTGagaaaaaacaattattgaaTAACTCGTTAGCTTATATGTTTGCCAATAAAGACAATGATCGGAATCTGGATGAAACTACAGATACCGTCAATAGATTTCTTAGGCTGGATCTGAGAGACAATTTACATAAAGGGGATTGTGTTCCGCCTATTTCTCCTATTCCAAGAAACAATAATTGTGGCTCCCCTACCTGTTTATCACCTTGCCCGAGAACCAGTAGAATCATGATGGAGAGCCCGTCTCCGTTGTCGCCAATTTTAAAACACAGTAAAGGACCATCGGAATGTGCGTCACCTCTCTCTCCGTCTACAAGAAATAGTTTGAGTACGCAAGCATTTAAATCACATGATAGTGGAAAGCAATCTGTAATAGTTACGGCTGATAGGGCAAAGGAAAACGGGTATATAAGTAGGACGACGGATCTCTGAatcaattgtattttaaatt is part of the Mytilus edulis unplaced genomic scaffold, xbMytEdul2.2 SCAFFOLD_1693, whole genome shotgun sequence genome and harbors:
- the LOC139507762 gene encoding uncharacterized protein; amino-acid sequence: MKDRRRLNSATDSGKSNDPLSNSIDNLQIEVEGTKTNIKQLEKRITTISNELCSIGGNLKLVVQLLTPNPSLHSESPPSTPYSPYVKPSFSFGSPTSEDIGIESMDNTSLTLGVPSPGYKRHSGDRFRSPLIEKKQLLNNSLAYMFANKDNDRNLDETTDTVNRFLRLDLRDNLHKGDCVPPISPIPRNNNCGSPTCLSPCPRTSRIMMESPSPLSPILKHSKGPSECASPLSPSTRNSLSTQAFKSHDSGKQSVIVTADRAKENGYISRTTDL